In the Marinomonas algicola genome, one interval contains:
- the xdhB gene encoding xanthine dehydrogenase molybdopterin binding subunit, whose amino-acid sequence MSSSFTQKSTQAELEKQFTQSITTGVGRAIKHESAEKQVSGEALYIDDKAEFPNQLHLYARTSDKAHARILSIDTAPCYQIPGVRLVIQAKDIPGNADIGAVAPGDPLLAEGLVEYYGQPILAVAASSHDAARKAAQAAIIEYEELDAILDVEEALAKEHFVLETHQHIQGDSKTALNSAPNRLQGKLHIGGQEHFYLETQIASVMPTEDGGMVVYSSTQNPTEIQKLVASVLNVSMNNVVVDMRRMGGGFGGKETQASMPACLCAVIAHLTKQPTKMRLPRMEDMMMTGKRHPFFVSYDIGYDNDGRLHGVDIKLAGNCGFSPDLSGAIVDRAMFHADNAYYLGDATITGYRCKTHTASNTAYRGFGGPQGMVPIENIMDTIARNLNKDPLDIRRLNYYGTHARNTTPYHQTVEHNILPEMTQELIESSDYYNRRQEVIHFNKQSPILKKGLAMTPVKFGISFTSSFLNQAGALIHIYTDGSIHLNHGGTEMGQGLNTKVAQIVAEVLQVDCNRIQITATNTEKVPNTSPTAASSGTDLNGKAAQNAAITIKQRLVALAAKHYQVSEQEIEFSNSHVRAGTHFCSFDELIQLAYFNQISLSSTGYYKTPKIYYDRASASGRPFYYFSYGLACCEVLIDSLTGEYKVSRTDILHDVGASLNPAIDIGQIEGGFIQGMGWLTTEELIWNNQGRLMTNSPASYKIPAIADTPLDLRVKLVESRKNPEQTVYHSKAVGEPPFMLGIAVWCALKDAVSSMSDYRYQPEINAPATPERILFGIESMKHKINQQNKSI is encoded by the coding sequence ATGTCTAGTTCATTCACTCAAAAAAGCACTCAAGCAGAATTAGAAAAACAATTCACCCAATCCATTACGACAGGTGTCGGCCGTGCAATAAAGCATGAAAGTGCTGAGAAACAAGTATCTGGTGAAGCACTGTATATTGATGACAAAGCTGAATTCCCGAATCAACTTCACCTATATGCACGCACGAGTGATAAAGCACATGCACGCATTCTTTCAATTGATACAGCACCCTGTTACCAAATACCCGGAGTGAGGCTTGTTATTCAAGCAAAAGACATTCCTGGAAATGCCGATATTGGCGCCGTCGCCCCTGGAGATCCGTTACTCGCTGAAGGCCTTGTTGAATATTATGGTCAACCTATTTTAGCGGTTGCCGCCAGCAGTCACGACGCGGCTAGAAAAGCCGCACAAGCCGCCATTATAGAGTACGAAGAACTTGACGCCATTTTAGATGTTGAGGAAGCACTAGCAAAAGAGCATTTTGTATTAGAAACTCATCAGCATATACAAGGTGATTCTAAGACCGCTCTTAACAGTGCGCCAAACCGTTTACAAGGGAAACTTCATATTGGCGGCCAAGAACATTTTTATTTAGAAACGCAAATCGCCTCTGTCATGCCAACCGAAGACGGAGGAATGGTCGTTTACAGCTCAACCCAAAACCCCACTGAAATTCAAAAACTGGTTGCCAGTGTTTTAAATGTATCCATGAATAATGTGGTTGTTGATATGCGTCGCATGGGAGGTGGGTTTGGCGGTAAAGAAACTCAAGCCTCAATGCCAGCCTGTTTATGTGCCGTGATCGCACACCTAACAAAACAGCCGACAAAAATGCGGCTACCCAGAATGGAAGACATGATGATGACAGGCAAACGTCATCCATTTTTTGTCAGCTACGATATTGGCTACGACAATGATGGTAGATTGCATGGAGTAGACATAAAACTGGCTGGTAATTGTGGTTTTTCGCCAGATTTATCTGGTGCCATCGTTGATAGAGCCATGTTCCATGCGGATAATGCCTATTATTTAGGCGACGCAACCATCACGGGTTACCGCTGTAAAACCCATACAGCGTCCAATACCGCTTACAGAGGCTTCGGAGGTCCTCAAGGAATGGTGCCAATTGAAAATATTATGGACACCATTGCCCGAAACCTCAATAAAGACCCGCTCGATATTCGTCGCCTTAATTACTACGGTACGCATGCTCGAAATACCACACCTTATCATCAGACGGTAGAACACAATATTTTGCCAGAGATGACACAAGAACTGATAGAAAGCAGCGATTACTACAATCGTCGACAAGAAGTCATCCATTTTAATAAGCAAAGTCCCATTTTAAAAAAAGGACTTGCAATGACACCTGTAAAATTTGGCATCTCATTCACCTCCTCGTTTTTGAACCAAGCTGGTGCGCTTATTCATATTTACACTGATGGCAGTATCCACTTAAATCATGGTGGTACAGAAATGGGGCAAGGGTTAAATACGAAAGTAGCGCAGATCGTTGCTGAAGTATTACAGGTCGACTGTAACCGCATACAGATAACCGCGACCAACACAGAGAAAGTGCCAAATACATCACCTACGGCGGCGTCTTCTGGCACAGACCTAAACGGTAAAGCCGCACAAAATGCCGCTATCACAATCAAGCAAAGACTTGTTGCATTGGCCGCAAAACATTATCAAGTTTCTGAGCAAGAGATTGAGTTTAGTAATAGCCATGTTCGTGCTGGCACCCATTTTTGTTCTTTTGATGAGCTCATTCAATTGGCCTACTTCAATCAGATTTCACTATCCAGTACGGGTTATTATAAGACACCTAAAATTTACTATGATCGTGCATCAGCAAGCGGCCGACCTTTTTACTACTTTTCGTATGGTTTAGCCTGCTGTGAAGTCTTAATTGATAGCCTTACGGGTGAATACAAAGTATCAAGAACAGATATCTTGCACGATGTCGGAGCAAGCCTAAACCCAGCCATCGATATTGGTCAAATTGAAGGAGGATTTATCCAAGGCATGGGATGGTTAACCACAGAAGAACTCATCTGGAACAATCAAGGTCGACTGATGACTAATTCACCAGCCAGTTACAAAATACCCGCTATTGCAGATACACCATTAGATTTACGAGTCAAACTCGTTGAAAGTCGAAAAAACCCTGAGCAGACTGTTTATCATTCTAAAGCGGTAGGCGAACCTCCTTTTATGTTAGGGATCGCCGTTTGGTGCGCACTCAAGGACGCGGTATCCTCTATGAGTGATTATCGCTACCAACCTGAGATTAATGCCCCGGCAACACCTGAAAGAATTTTATTTGGTATCGAATCAATGAAACATAAAATCAACCAACAAAATAAGAGCATTTAA
- a CDS encoding EAL domain-containing protein, which translates to MYSKDYLNKSYLLVFFLISFCGVFAAFGLFQGEKQRIIYEQEVFADQFSESLLMALNDYKLETLSVSAFFHSTENLDVSYEQFMRFGEALFSKKIYPIRNVYFAKYIHKNDIDEFLLEQAKITGDKNIQLRTDSAQGSYLPLTYGYPDVITHGVDLLSNHLPYKTLAKEAMVTSDTIMTPPIVLPRDKVRGLDHKNAFVLRHALFNKNNEFKGLVGIAFTIEGLLSQANMDINEGFSYRLADITDLSKDEPPTWFFESNNHFFHLLASKEMQKKQFEFAGRIWLIESGFEDTPHSLIQWKIFVVPLFTYLFLSLIVSFFVYKLSRAYRSSLDKAEYFLLTDELTGLSSRYDINEQVSEQISKSKNGSMFAVLLLDLDHFKTVNDAFGYSVGDKLLVKIAQRLRGVLPEDAKIGRIGADEFFVVLSVVYVLDRLAITELVQKIINEISESYIVDERNLTVGCSVGISMYPEFGMDGPTLMKNADMAMHKSKTLGRSTYYFYDSEMGDRLKRNVLIETRLRLAMKNNQLELYFQPKVDLLTLRCIGLEALLRWQDDELGSVSPAEFIPIAESSGIILPLGEWVIEQACIHMVQWREKGETVPPIAINCSAAQLRRDDFLERLVSFIEKYGIDTQYIELEVTESILIDDAERCAELLREVSALGMKISLDDFGTGYSSLSYLKDLPFDCVKIDQVFIRDILENEKHAALTLGIIQMSHSFGLKVVAEGITSQEQLDLLRKYGCNFGQGYLFGRAYHSDQVVSNIEA; encoded by the coding sequence GTGTATTCTAAAGATTATCTAAATAAGTCTTACTTGTTGGTTTTCTTTTTGATTTCCTTTTGTGGTGTGTTTGCTGCGTTTGGTTTATTTCAAGGTGAAAAACAGCGCATTATTTATGAACAAGAAGTATTTGCAGATCAATTTTCAGAGTCGTTGTTAATGGCTCTAAATGACTACAAACTTGAGACGTTGTCTGTATCTGCATTTTTTCATTCTACAGAAAATTTGGATGTTTCTTATGAGCAATTTATGCGCTTTGGTGAAGCCTTATTTTCCAAGAAAATTTATCCGATTAGGAATGTATATTTTGCAAAATACATTCATAAAAATGACATAGACGAATTCTTATTAGAACAAGCCAAAATAACGGGTGATAAAAACATCCAGTTGCGTACAGATAGCGCTCAAGGGTCTTATCTTCCTCTTACTTATGGCTACCCTGATGTAATCACACATGGTGTTGACTTGCTTTCGAATCACCTCCCTTATAAAACGCTGGCTAAAGAGGCCATGGTAACCAGTGATACGATTATGACACCGCCTATCGTATTGCCTCGAGATAAAGTGCGAGGGCTTGATCATAAAAATGCATTTGTATTGAGGCACGCGCTTTTCAATAAAAACAATGAGTTTAAAGGACTTGTTGGTATAGCTTTTACCATTGAGGGGCTCTTATCTCAAGCAAATATGGATATAAATGAGGGGTTTTCGTATCGTTTAGCCGATATTACAGACCTTTCAAAAGATGAGCCTCCAACTTGGTTTTTTGAGAGTAACAATCATTTTTTTCACCTTTTAGCTTCAAAAGAAATGCAAAAAAAACAATTTGAATTTGCAGGGCGCATTTGGCTTATTGAAAGTGGTTTTGAGGACACGCCACACTCATTAATTCAATGGAAAATTTTTGTGGTTCCTTTGTTTACGTATTTGTTTCTGTCTCTTATTGTTAGTTTTTTTGTTTATAAGTTAAGCCGTGCTTATCGTTCCTCGCTAGATAAAGCGGAATATTTTTTATTAACGGATGAGCTAACCGGTTTAAGTAGCCGATATGACATTAATGAGCAAGTATCAGAACAAATTTCAAAATCAAAAAATGGATCTATGTTTGCGGTATTGTTACTCGATTTGGATCACTTTAAAACGGTCAATGATGCGTTTGGTTATTCTGTCGGAGATAAATTGCTGGTTAAAATCGCTCAACGGTTACGAGGGGTCCTTCCCGAAGATGCAAAAATAGGGCGTATTGGAGCGGATGAATTTTTTGTTGTCTTATCTGTTGTTTATGTATTAGATCGCTTAGCGATTACTGAGTTGGTACAAAAAATCATTAATGAAATTAGTGAAAGCTATATTGTGGATGAAAGAAATTTAACGGTGGGCTGTAGCGTTGGTATCTCAATGTATCCTGAGTTTGGCATGGATGGGCCAACATTAATGAAAAATGCGGACATGGCCATGCACAAATCAAAAACACTTGGCCGCTCTACTTATTATTTCTATGACAGTGAAATGGGAGACCGTTTAAAACGCAATGTCTTAATTGAAACTCGATTGCGTCTTGCAATGAAAAACAATCAATTAGAGCTCTATTTTCAACCTAAAGTGGACCTATTGACGTTACGCTGTATTGGGTTAGAGGCGTTATTGAGATGGCAGGATGATGAGTTAGGCAGCGTGTCTCCAGCTGAATTTATTCCAATAGCTGAAAGTTCAGGTATTATTTTGCCTTTGGGCGAATGGGTTATCGAACAGGCCTGTATTCATATGGTTCAGTGGCGTGAAAAAGGAGAGACGGTACCCCCAATTGCTATTAACTGTTCAGCGGCACAACTTAGAAGAGATGACTTTTTAGAACGCTTAGTGAGTTTTATTGAAAAATATGGAATAGATACTCAGTACATTGAGTTAGAGGTGACGGAATCTATCTTGATTGATGATGCAGAAAGGTGTGCTGAACTGTTGCGAGAGGTGAGTGCTTTAGGGATGAAGATTTCGCTAGATGACTTTGGCACAGGTTACTCCAGTTTAAGTTACTTAAAAGATCTTCCTTTTGACTGTGTGAAAATAGATCAGGTTTTTATCCGGGATATCTTAGAAAATGAAAAGCATGCCGCATTAACCTTAGGTATCATTCAAATGAGCCATAGTTTCGGATTAAAAGTTGTTGCAGAGGGGATCACAAGTCAAGAGCAGTTGGATTTACTGAGGAAGTATGGCTGTAACTTTGGGCAGGGTTACTTATTTGGTAGGGCTTATCATTCTGATCAAGTGGTATCGAATATCGAAGCCTAA
- the xdhA gene encoding xanthine dehydrogenase small subunit: protein MIQFLLNQELCTEHDLDPNLTVLNYLRNVRNKTGTKEGCASGDCGACTVVLAEPDETGKRLRYISVNACLTFISALHGKQLITVEDLQNKSQLHPVQEAMAECHGSQCGFCTPGFVMSIFALQKNNTEYCKRKTTEALSGNLCRCTGYRPIYDATKKACNNTKADTFDALEQPTVELLKAIPPITKEGFRDSKHQCFSPQTTDELAKCYQDHPDAHLLAGGTDLALDVTQFHKELTTLIYLGNVTDMKGSDSFDDRLELGAALSLSDGYKLLKNEYPDFGDLLHRFASLQIRNQGTLGGNIANASPIGDSPPLLIALGAKLQLRRGHEKRIINIEDYFVDYKKTVRQSAEFIEKIIIPKQTNSLFKAYKISKRLDDDISAVCLGINITLENSIIIEARAAFGGMAGIPKRASHCENALIGKEFNESTFEQACQSLVNDFAPLSDFRASKEYRLLVGQNLLRKYYLETQTQLAQGNNRDYSLTRVTAYV, encoded by the coding sequence TTGATTCAATTTTTACTTAATCAAGAATTATGCACTGAGCATGACCTTGATCCTAACCTGACTGTATTGAATTATTTGCGGAATGTTCGTAATAAGACAGGAACAAAAGAAGGTTGCGCCTCTGGGGATTGTGGTGCCTGTACAGTGGTGTTAGCAGAACCAGACGAGACGGGAAAGCGTTTGCGATATATAAGTGTAAATGCCTGCTTAACCTTTATCAGCGCATTACATGGTAAACAGCTTATTACCGTTGAAGACTTACAAAATAAAAGTCAATTGCACCCAGTGCAAGAAGCCATGGCAGAATGTCACGGCTCGCAATGTGGTTTTTGTACACCAGGCTTTGTTATGTCTATCTTTGCTCTGCAAAAAAATAATACCGAATATTGCAAACGTAAAACCACAGAGGCGTTATCTGGCAATCTGTGTCGTTGTACGGGATACAGACCCATCTACGACGCAACAAAGAAAGCCTGTAATAACACGAAAGCCGATACCTTTGATGCCCTAGAGCAGCCCACTGTAGAATTACTAAAAGCCATTCCACCCATCACAAAAGAAGGCTTTAGAGATTCAAAACATCAATGCTTCTCACCACAAACAACGGACGAGCTGGCCAAATGCTACCAAGATCACCCTGATGCCCATTTACTTGCAGGGGGAACCGATCTGGCACTAGACGTGACGCAATTTCACAAAGAGCTCACCACCTTAATTTATCTCGGTAATGTAACGGATATGAAAGGAAGCGATTCCTTCGATGACCGCTTAGAATTAGGCGCAGCCCTGTCCTTATCTGACGGTTATAAACTATTGAAAAATGAATACCCGGATTTCGGCGACCTATTGCATAGGTTTGCTTCTCTACAAATTCGTAATCAAGGCACCCTTGGCGGAAACATTGCCAATGCCTCTCCAATAGGCGATTCACCACCACTACTCATCGCGCTCGGTGCAAAACTGCAACTTCGCCGTGGTCATGAAAAAAGAATAATCAACATTGAAGATTACTTCGTAGACTACAAAAAAACCGTTAGGCAATCGGCTGAGTTTATTGAAAAAATTATTATTCCAAAACAAACCAATTCTTTGTTTAAAGCCTATAAAATATCTAAACGTTTAGACGATGATATTTCCGCCGTCTGCTTAGGCATCAATATCACTCTTGAAAACTCAATCATCATAGAAGCAAGAGCGGCATTTGGTGGGATGGCAGGTATACCAAAACGAGCAAGCCACTGTGAAAATGCACTAATAGGAAAAGAGTTCAATGAATCAACATTTGAGCAGGCCTGTCAGTCACTCGTAAACGATTTTGCTCCATTAAGTGATTTTAGAGCTTCCAAAGAATACAGGCTATTAGTTGGGCAAAATTTACTACGAAAATACTACTTAGAAACTCAAACGCAACTGGCTCAAGGTAACAACAGAGATTATTCACTAACGCGAGTAACGGCCTATGTCTAG
- the dbpA gene encoding ATP-dependent RNA helicase DbpA: MITFTHNLPVTLPIELTSLLSDLGFKTFTPIQEQSLPPIINGSDVLAQAQTGSGKTLAFAIGMLAKINPKFFGVQGLVMCPTRELADQVCKEIRKVARYRDNIKILSLCGGMPFGPQIGSLEHGAHIVVGTPGRLLEHLRKDTLKINHLNTLVLDEADRMLDMGFIDSIRTVIEQTPDRRQTLLFSATYSETIIQLSKEFQHEPISIKVEQSSELSPDIEQCFVRVNKETKLESLLASFRHYQPRQAIVFCNTKIESQAVADWLDDNKVSAKAIHGDLDQRQRDQVLVQFSNGSTSVLVATDVAARGIDVKEIDMVVNFDMTRDIDVHTHRIGRTGRAGAKGIAVNLVTNKDDYKVKGVEERFGMTAGFTDIDPEMDFSYRLFPSVTTLAFDAGRKNKLRPGDIVGALTAGVGLEKDQVGKIDVFDFQAYVAIQSDLVKSTVKALENSKIKGRKIKVRPLR; this comes from the coding sequence GTGATCACCTTTACTCATAATCTACCAGTAACATTGCCAATTGAACTTACCTCTCTTTTATCTGATTTAGGTTTCAAAACATTCACACCAATCCAAGAGCAGAGCTTGCCTCCTATTATCAATGGCTCAGATGTACTTGCTCAGGCTCAAACAGGCAGTGGTAAAACGTTGGCATTTGCTATTGGCATGCTAGCAAAAATCAACCCTAAGTTTTTTGGCGTTCAAGGATTAGTTATGTGTCCGACTCGTGAACTTGCCGATCAGGTTTGCAAAGAAATACGAAAAGTAGCGCGTTACCGAGACAATATAAAAATCTTAAGCCTTTGTGGGGGCATGCCATTTGGACCTCAAATAGGGTCTTTAGAACATGGTGCTCACATTGTTGTTGGTACGCCTGGGCGACTATTAGAGCACTTACGTAAAGATACATTAAAAATCAATCATCTAAATACCCTAGTACTTGACGAAGCTGATCGCATGCTTGATATGGGCTTTATTGACAGTATCCGCACCGTTATTGAACAGACGCCTGACAGAAGGCAAACGTTGCTTTTCTCGGCCACTTATTCAGAGACTATTATTCAACTTAGTAAAGAATTCCAACACGAGCCTATTAGTATAAAAGTTGAGCAAAGTTCTGAACTTTCACCCGACATAGAACAGTGCTTCGTGCGTGTCAATAAAGAAACAAAACTCGAAAGTCTATTAGCAAGCTTCCGTCATTACCAACCTCGTCAAGCCATTGTTTTTTGCAATACTAAAATTGAATCTCAGGCGGTTGCGGACTGGTTAGATGACAATAAAGTCAGTGCTAAAGCTATTCACGGAGACTTAGATCAACGTCAACGTGATCAAGTTCTAGTTCAATTTAGTAATGGCAGCACCTCTGTCTTAGTGGCCACTGACGTTGCCGCTCGAGGAATTGACGTGAAAGAAATAGATATGGTTGTCAACTTTGATATGACTCGTGATATCGATGTGCATACTCATCGAATTGGCCGTACAGGCCGCGCAGGAGCAAAAGGCATCGCTGTCAACCTGGTGACGAATAAGGATGACTACAAAGTAAAGGGTGTAGAAGAGCGCTTTGGTATGACGGCAGGCTTTACCGATATCGATCCAGAAATGGATTTTAGCTACCGTTTATTTCCATCTGTAACGACTTTAGCATTCGATGCTGGACGTAAAAATAAGCTCCGACCAGGAGACATTGTTGGCGCACTTACAGCCGGCGTAGGTCTAGAAAAAGACCAAGTCGGCAAAATTGATGTGTTTGATTTCCAAGCCTATGTTGCGATTCAAAGTGATTTAGTCAAATCTACCGTGAAAGCGCTAGAAAACAGTAAAATTAAAGGCAGAAAAATTAAAGTTCGCCCGCTTCGCTAA